In Chryseobacterium camelliae, one DNA window encodes the following:
- a CDS encoding glycosyltransferase, protein MQNILCFSHLSWNFVYQRPQHLLSRFARNYHIYYFEEPRFGECDELTVSSQDGISLVQFTITHEGEERNLKLRNMIDLFLKQQSIRHFSCWYYTPMALEYTAHLEPDIVIYDSMDELSAFRFAPPQLIELENELFKKADVVFTGGHTLYQAKKNRHHNIHPFPSSIDKKHFEAARYNRVEPEDQKNIPHPRFGFYGVIDERFDIELLKEVSAKRPEWQFVIIGPVVKIDINDLPKAENIHYLGSKKYDELPVYISHWDIALVLFALNESTEFISPTKTPEYLAAGLPVISTRIKDVVNPYGDADLVYIADDANTFIQHAENELNKKSREEWLMQVDEFLSDNSWDHTFDKMNKLINNLKIPVANV, encoded by the coding sequence ATGCAAAATATATTATGTTTCAGCCACCTGTCGTGGAATTTTGTCTATCAGCGGCCTCAACATTTATTGAGCCGTTTCGCCAGAAACTATCACATTTATTATTTCGAGGAACCGCGTTTTGGAGAGTGTGATGAACTGACGGTAAGTTCGCAGGACGGGATTTCCCTTGTTCAGTTCACTATAACGCATGAAGGTGAAGAGCGCAACCTAAAGCTCAGGAATATGATCGATCTTTTCCTGAAGCAGCAATCCATCAGACATTTCTCCTGCTGGTACTATACTCCGATGGCTCTTGAATATACCGCTCATCTGGAACCGGATATTGTTATTTATGATTCCATGGACGAGCTTTCCGCTTTCCGTTTTGCTCCGCCTCAGCTTATTGAGCTAGAAAATGAACTTTTCAAAAAAGCGGATGTCGTATTTACAGGAGGACATACGCTGTATCAGGCCAAGAAAAACAGACACCACAACATTCATCCGTTTCCAAGCAGCATCGATAAAAAACATTTCGAAGCTGCACGTTACAACAGAGTAGAGCCGGAAGACCAGAAAAACATCCCACATCCGAGATTCGGGTTTTACGGGGTTATTGATGAAAGGTTTGACATCGAGCTCCTGAAAGAGGTTTCAGCCAAAAGACCCGAATGGCAATTTGTGATCATCGGACCGGTAGTGAAAATAGATATTAATGATCTTCCAAAGGCAGAAAACATCCACTATCTGGGTTCTAAAAAATATGATGAACTCCCTGTATACATCAGTCACTGGGATATTGCACTGGTTCTGTTTGCGCTTAATGAATCTACCGAATTCATCAGTCCGACAAAAACTCCAGAGTATCTGGCCGCAGGCCTTCCGGTTATTTCCACACGCATAAAAGATGTAGTTAATCCTTACGGAGATGCCGATCTGGTATATATCGCTGATGATGCCAATACATTTATCCAGCATGCAGAAAATGAACTGAATAAAAAATCTCGTGAAGAGTGGCTGATGCAGGTAGACGAATTCCTTTCTGACAATTCCTGGGACCATACCTTTGATAAAATGAATAAACTGATTAATAACCTTAAAATCCCCGTAGCGAATGTATGA
- the glf gene encoding UDP-galactopyranose mutase, producing the protein MYDFLIVGCGFAGAVLAERLADAGKRVLLVDKRDHIAGNAYDYYNKDGILIHKYGPHIFHTNSEEVFKYLSLFTEWRPYEHRVLGSVDGQLVPIPINLTTINKLYGRSLTSDEVKDFLASKAEERRPVLTSEDVVLNAVGKELYEKFFRGYTRKQWDLDPSELDASVTARVPTRTNSDDRYFTDTYQAMPTNGYTEMFKKMLTHKSIHVMLNTDYRDITEIIPHKKLIYTGPVDAFFDYRFGKLPYRSINFRFETLDRENYQPTGTVNYPTSNLYTRITEFKHLTGQTHHKTAIVYEYPTAEGDPYYPIPRKENQEVYNQYRKLAEEEKDVYFTGRLGTYKYYNMDQVVAQSLALFRKIIKEDLDGLQQ; encoded by the coding sequence ATGTATGATTTTCTCATTGTAGGCTGCGGATTCGCAGGTGCCGTACTGGCAGAACGACTGGCCGATGCAGGAAAAAGAGTACTCCTTGTTGACAAGCGTGACCATATAGCGGGTAACGCGTATGATTATTATAACAAAGACGGAATCCTGATCCATAAATACGGTCCCCATATTTTTCATACCAATTCGGAGGAAGTATTTAAATACCTAAGCCTTTTTACAGAATGGCGGCCTTACGAACACAGGGTCCTGGGAAGTGTAGACGGACAACTGGTTCCCATTCCTATTAACTTAACTACCATAAACAAACTTTACGGAAGAAGCCTGACATCTGACGAGGTTAAAGATTTCCTTGCATCTAAAGCCGAAGAAAGAAGACCTGTATTAACTTCGGAAGATGTTGTATTGAATGCTGTAGGTAAAGAGCTCTACGAAAAATTCTTCAGAGGGTATACCAGAAAGCAATGGGACCTGGATCCTTCGGAACTGGATGCTTCGGTAACGGCAAGAGTTCCTACCCGCACCAACAGCGATGACCGTTATTTCACAGATACCTATCAGGCCATGCCAACAAACGGATATACAGAAATGTTCAAGAAAATGCTCACGCACAAGAGTATTCATGTTATGCTAAATACAGATTACAGGGATATTACGGAAATAATTCCCCATAAAAAATTAATCTATACCGGTCCAGTTGACGCATTTTTTGACTACCGGTTCGGAAAACTCCCCTATAGATCCATTAATTTCCGTTTTGAAACACTAGACCGGGAAAATTACCAGCCGACCGGAACGGTCAATTATCCTACGTCTAACCTCTATACCAGAATTACAGAATTCAAACATCTTACAGGACAGACCCATCATAAAACCGCAATCGTCTATGAGTACCCTACTGCTGAAGGCGATCCCTACTACCCTATTCCGAGAAAGGAAAATCAGGAAGTATACAATCAGTACAGAAAACTGGCAGAAGAAGAAAAAGATGTTTATTTTACAGGACGCCTGGGAACATACAAGTATTATAATATGGACCAGGTGGTTGCTCAGTCACTGGCTTTATTCAGAAAGATCATAAAAGAAGATTTAGATGGCCTACAGCAATGA